Within the Kingella potus genome, the region CCCAGCCTTTTGTTGAAAAATCAGAAAGAAAACCATGTCCGTACCCTACACCCTCAAACAAGCCTCCGAATTATTGCAATCCAAACAAATCTCCGCCCTCGAACTCGCCGGCGAATACCTCAAAGCCATCGCCGAACGCAATCCCGCGCTCAATGCCTACATCACCCTCGATGAAGAAAAAACCCGCGCCGAAGCCCGCGCCGCAGACGCGCGTATCGCCGCAGGCAATGCCGCCCCCCTCGCCGGCGTTCCCATAGCCTACAAAGACATCTTCTGCCAAACCGGCTGGCGCAGCGCGTGTGCCAGCAAAATGCTCGACAACTTCGTTTCCCCCTACACCGCCACCGTCGTGCAAAACCTGCTGGACGAAGGCATGGTAACGCTCGGCCGCGTCAATATGGACGAATTTGCCATGGGCTCGTGCAACGAAAACTCCTACTACGGCGCAAGCCGCAATCCCTGGAACACCGCCCGTGTACCCGGCGGCTCCTCCGGCGGCTCCGCCGCAGCCGTTGCCGCCCGTCTCGCTCCCGTCGCACTCGGCTCCGACACCGGCGGCTCCATCCGCCAGCCCGCCTCACATTGCGGCATCACCGGCCTCAAACCCACCTACGGCATTGTTTCCCGTTTCGGCATGATTGCCTATGCATCCAGCCTCGACCAGGCCGGCCCTATGGCGCAAACCGCCGAAGACTGCGCCATCCTGCTCAACGCGATGGCCGGCTTTGACGAACGCGACTCCACCAGCCTCGAACGCGCCAAAGAAGACTACACCCGCGATTTGGACACACCCCTCAAAGGCCTGCGCATCGGCCTGCCCAAAGAATACTTTGCCGAAGGCATGAGCGCGGACGTACAGAAAACCGTGCAGGCCGCTATCGGCCTGTTCCAGGCGCAAGGCGCGCAGATGGTGGAAGTGAGCCTGCCGCAAACCGGCCTCTCCATCCCCGCCTACTACGTCATCGCCTCCGCCGAAGCCAGCACCAACCTCTCCCGCTACGACGGCGTGCGCTACGGCCACCGCGCCGCAGAATTTGCCAACCTCGACGAAATGTACGGCAAAAGCCGCGCCGAAGGCTTAGGCAGCGAAGTCAAACGCCGCATCATGATTGGTACCTATGTATTGAGCCACGGCTACTACGACGCTTATTACCTCAAAGCGCAAAAGCTGCGCCGCCTCGTCGCCGATGATTTTCAGACGGCCTTTAAAGAGTGCGATTTCATCCTTGCCCCCGCCGCCCCCACCGCCGCCCCCCTTATCGGCAGCAGCAGCGATCCCGTGCAAACCTACCTGTCCGACATCTACACCATTGCCGCCAACCTCGCCGGCCTGCCCGCCCTCAGCCTGCCCGCAGGTTTTTCTTCAGACGGCCTGCCCGTGGGCATACAACTCATCGGCAACCATTTCTCCGAAGCCCGCCTGCTCGGTGCCGCCCACCAAATCCAGCTTGCAAGCGACTGGCACACCAAAGCCCCTGCGCTGTGAAGGCAGCGGGAAAGGCCGTCTGAAAACGTTTTGTACAGATTTTCAGACGGCCTCCAACAATACATAGAATCTGCTTCCCTGCCACGCACGCGGCTTTAAAGCAAACAGCGTGAATCTTGTAAAAACGTACTTCCGTCAGTTTGCACCGCCCAAACCCGTCCCCCAAAAGATTCCCGCCTGTGCGGGAATGACGGAAGCACACTTTCAGACGGCCTGTGGGGATGTGCGGCTCTGCCGCGCACCCGCCTGCAAAACCAAGCCCGCGCCGGAAGCCGTATAAAGGCGGGCAGCCCCTTTTTTCAGACGGCCTCCCCAAAAGCCGATACGCGCACAAACAACACCAATTATGTCCAGCCCTTTCGTTTTCCCCGACTACCGCGCCGTGTACAACTTCGCGCCCAAATACCGCAGCCAGCATGGCAAATTCGCCCTGCGCGTATGGCTGCACCGCCGCCAAATCCGCGCGTTTGAAGCCTTTGCCAACAGCAATCCCGCCTATCGGGCATTGTTTGCCAAACGGCCGCAGGATGCCTATCCGCTGCTGCACGCCTTTATCGACAAGCGTTTCGGCGCACGCGAGCGGCTGGCGGCCATGCAGTACGACATTGCCGCCGCCTGCCGCCTGTTTCCCGCCGACACGCTGGCCAAACTCGACACACCGGACACACCCGTAACGCTTGCCCTCCTTTCAGACGGCCTTTCTATCGTCCTCAACCGCAACGGAATCTGTTCCGACGAAGGCCTGTGGGCAGTTACGCTGACCGACGGCACGGGCAGCCGCCTGTACAACGCCACTTTCGCGCTGCTGCCCGCAGGCTTGGCGGCCGCATCGGTGCAGGGGCCCTCAGGCGGGGAAGCCAAAGACACCGTGCGCCGCCTGACCAAGCAGCTCCACGGCCTGCGCCCGCAGCAGCTGATGGCCGCCGTGATCCAATACCTGGCCGCCGCCCTCGGCCTGGATGCGCTGGGCATCGCCCACGACTGCCAGGTCAAGCTGCGCTGGAAGCTGAAAAAGCGCGTGAAAATGAACTACGACCAATACTGGCAGGAATCCGCCGCCGTGCTGGGCGGCGACGGCTACTGGCACCTTCCCGCCGCGCCGCCGCGCAAAGATTTGGCGGAAATCGAAAGCAAAAAACGCTCCATGTACCGCAAGCGTTACCAAATGTTCGACGATCTCGAAGCAGCGGTAAACACACATTTCAGACGGCCGGAACACCCCGCCGCCGCCGTTTGAACCGCCCCTTGCCGCCGTGTCCGCAGATTGGAACGGCACCTTGTATGATGAAAGGAACCCACTATGGCCAAACCGTCTCCGACCCTGCTCCTGCCCGCCGCCGCCCTTGCCCTGATTTGGGCGCAGCCTGCCGCCGCCTGCAACCCGCAAGACAGCAACTACCACGCCTGCGTTTATCACAACCACATCCTGCCGCAACAACAGCAGATGCAGCAGCAACAGCAACAACAGCGGCAGAAACCGCCCGTTGTCGATCCCCGTTCCCTCCAATGCGCTCCGCGCCAAGACGGCGGCAGAAACTGCGGCTACTACTGGAAGCACAACGGCCAACCGGATTACGAATACGGCGAAAACGCGGCGGGACAATTCGACGGCGTGTTCAAACGCTACCACGCCAACGGCCGCCTGCGCGAAATATCCCGCTACCGCAACGGCAAACAGGAAGGCGAAATGCGCACCTTCTACGAAAACGGCCAGCTCCAAACCTCCCGCTTTTACCAAAACGACAAAGAACACGGCCCCTACAAAGGCTGGCACGAAAACGGCAAACCGATGTTTTCCACAGCCAACTGCCAAGGCAGGCCGTGCGCTCCCGAGCTGCAATACGACGAACAGGGCCGGCTGACAGCCCGCAAAGAGTTCACCCCCAGCGGCGGCTTCAAACGCTATCTGAGACTTGACGAACAGGGCAGGCCGCACGGCGAAGAAGTCGTCGGCCTGTACCGCAACGGCGAAACCGTTACCGACAAAGACGGCTACACAATGACCGACTACACCGTCCAATGGAAACACGGCGTGAAAGACGGCGACGAAATCCACTACAAAGACCGCCCAAAAAGAGGCAAGCAGCGCGTGGATTATGTGATTAAGTGGAAAGACGGCCGGCAGGTATCGCGCTAATTCAAAAAAGAGCGTATTGGCAAAGGCAGCCTGCAATCCGCTCCCTCTCTTGCACTTACGCGGGGGAGCAAGCGCAGCCCGTATGATGTAGGGTGTGTGGCTCTGCCACGCACGCGTTCTGCGAAAGGCCGTCTGAAATCCTGCTTTATGGAATTTCAGACGGCCTTTTGAATCTGTGCAGGGCGTACTTTTCTATCGCGCTCCTCCTGCCGCGCGTTCGGACAAACGATAGCGTCAAATCCCAAACCGCGTGCGTTGCTGTGGCAACACACTCTACCTGATGCCGTATAGGCTGAGGCCATCTGAAAATCCCAAATGCTGCTTGAAACCTGAAAGGCAATCCAATCATCAATAGGCCGTCTGAAAAGGCCGCAGGGTCGGTTTTATATTCAATCTGATTTTTTCGTTTTCTTCTTGGTTTGGGCGGCGGTTTGCTGCTGTTTGTTTTGCTGCTGACGGTACAGATCGAACAGAAAGGCCACGCGCTCGGCATCGTTGTGGCCGCCTGTGTAGCCGTAGGCGGCATCAACGGCTTTGTCCAGCGCGGTATGGGCTTTGAGCAGTTCGGGATAGGGATGTACGGTGTAGGCGTTGTAAAACTTGGCCAGCGTGGGCGGGATGCGGTCTTTTTTTATGGCGGCTTGGCGGTATTGTTCGCGCACGTCCAATATTTTTTGTGCGGCGGCTTCGATTTGGGCGCGGGCGGTTTGCTCGGCGGTCGGCGGCATTTGGGCTGCATCACAGGCGGCATTTTCAGGCTGCTTTTGTGCGGCGAAAGGAAAAGGAAAGTTGTTGTACACCAGTGTGTTGGAATAGCGGTATCGGCTTTCCAAGCGACCTGCCACGGTGCGCATAAAGGCGTTGTGCATGGCGGACATCAAAATGCCGAAGTGGTACAAGCTGGCGTGGGGCAGGCTGAATGCGAGGTTGCTGACAACGGTGTTGCTGCTCATAAAGCCGATGGGGATGTATGGGCGGTTTTCGGATGATACGCTGGGAACCAGTAGGTAGTTGCCGCTTTCGGGCTGACTGATAAAACCGAACAGGTGCGGTGTGTCTGCAAGCTTATTGGTGGCGGCTCGTTTGCTTTTTTCACGGGTGGTCTTTACGTCTTCAATGCGCTGTGCTACTTGCGGCATTTTTTGCAAATCATCATTCAGCTCTTCCAAATCGCAGTCGGCAAACCACAGGCACCAACGCTCTTTGCCGTTGAGAAATTCGTCTGCGCCGAGAAAGGGGCGGATGTATTTCTGCGCTGTGGGTTCGGCGGCAAGCAGTGCGTCTTTTTCGGCGGGCGAGAGCAGCAGATGACCGCCGTCGTTGGGTTGTGAGCCAAAATTCATTGCTGGTTCGCCGGAAATGGGGTTGCTGCGTTTTTCAATGGCGAGATGGTCGCCGTCCAAAAGATAGGCGTTGATGTTGCGGGCGGGGTGCGGCTCGGCTGTGCCTGCAATATCGGGGTAGTGGAAGATGACGGGGTGTTCAGGCTGCCCGAAGGCGAAGCCAACAATGATGCAATGCACGGCGGCTTTGCCTTTGGCGGCGGATGTCCATTGGAAGGTGCGGTGGGCGAACCGGATGCGGATGCCGCGTGCAAATAGGGGCTGCCACAGCGCGGCGGCTTGTTCGCCTTGGCAGATGGAGTTTGTTGAAACAAATGCGGTTTTTATATTCGATTGTAAATTTTTATCGGGGGGGGGGGGTAATTGATTGCAGACGGCTGTTTTCCATCATGTCGGCGGCTTTGAGATACCACGCGGCAACATAATCCAGCACGCCACTGTTTTTCAGGCTGCCTGCAATGGTTTTCATATCTTGACGCTGTTCGGCGTTTTGAAATTTAGAGCCAATAAACGGCGGATTGCCGAAAATGTAGTCTGCCTGCGGCCATCCGGTGGCGAGGGCGTTGGCGTTGATGATTTCCGCGCTGTCGGTCAGCGGGATGGTGGGGCGGGTTTGGCCGAAGCGTTCGGCGGTGGCGCGGTTGCACTGGTGGTCGGTGAGCCACATGGCGACTTTGGCGATTTGGGCGGGGTATTCGTCCAGCTCGATGCCGTGGAACTGGCCGATGTGGAGGCGCTGCATGGTGGCGATGTCGAGAAGCTGGTTTTCGGCAAAGAGTTCGCCGATGATGTCGTCTTCGAGGCGGCGCAACTCGCGGTAGGCGACGACGAGGAAGTTGCCGCAGCCGCAGGCGGGGTCGAGAAAGTTCAGACGGCCTATTTTTTCGTGCAGGGCGCGGACGAGTTTGCGGCGTTGGCTTTTGCTGATGCCGGTTTTGCGGGCGGCGGCCAGTTCGGCGCGCAAGCCGTCCATAAACAGGCTGTCGATCACTTTGAGGATGTTGGCTTCTTCGGTGTAGTGTGCGCCGGCGGCGCGGCGGTCTGCGCCGTCCATTACGCTTTGAAACAGGCTGCCGAAGATTTCGGGGCTGATTTTCGC harbors:
- a CDS encoding toxin-antitoxin system YwqK family antitoxin; the encoded protein is MAKPSPTLLLPAAALALIWAQPAAACNPQDSNYHACVYHNHILPQQQQMQQQQQQQRQKPPVVDPRSLQCAPRQDGGRNCGYYWKHNGQPDYEYGENAAGQFDGVFKRYHANGRLREISRYRNGKQEGEMRTFYENGQLQTSRFYQNDKEHGPYKGWHENGKPMFSTANCQGRPCAPELQYDEQGRLTARKEFTPSGGFKRYLRLDEQGRPHGEEVVGLYRNGETVTDKDGYTMTDYTVQWKHGVKDGDEIHYKDRPKRGKQRVDYVIKWKDGRQVSR
- a CDS encoding type IIL restriction-modification enzyme MmeI — its product is MHCIIVGFAFGQPEHPVIFHYPDIAGTAEPHPARNINAYLLDGDHLAIEKRSNPISGEPAMNFGSQPNDGGHLLLSPAEKDALLAAEPTAQKYIRPFLGADEFLNGKERWCLWFADCDLEELNDDLQKMPQVAQRIEDVKTTREKSKRAATNKLADTPHLFGFISQPESGNYLLVPSVSSENRPYIPIGFMSSNTVVSNLAFSLPHASLYHFGILMSAMHNAFMRTVAGRLESRYRYSNTLVYNNFPFPFAAQKQPENAACDAAQMPPTAEQTARAQIEAAAQKILDVREQYRQAAIKKDRIPPTLAKFYNAYTVHPYPELLKAHTALDKAVDAAYGYTGGHNDAERVAFLFDLYRQQQNKQQQTAAQTKKKTKKSD
- a CDS encoding VirK/YbjX family protein produces the protein MSSPFVFPDYRAVYNFAPKYRSQHGKFALRVWLHRRQIRAFEAFANSNPAYRALFAKRPQDAYPLLHAFIDKRFGARERLAAMQYDIAAACRLFPADTLAKLDTPDTPVTLALLSDGLSIVLNRNGICSDEGLWAVTLTDGTGSRLYNATFALLPAGLAAASVQGPSGGEAKDTVRRLTKQLHGLRPQQLMAAVIQYLAAALGLDALGIAHDCQVKLRWKLKKRVKMNYDQYWQESAAVLGGDGYWHLPAAPPRKDLAEIESKKRSMYRKRYQMFDDLEAAVNTHFRRPEHPAAAV
- the gatA gene encoding Asp-tRNA(Asn)/Glu-tRNA(Gln) amidotransferase subunit GatA, which gives rise to MSVPYTLKQASELLQSKQISALELAGEYLKAIAERNPALNAYITLDEEKTRAEARAADARIAAGNAAPLAGVPIAYKDIFCQTGWRSACASKMLDNFVSPYTATVVQNLLDEGMVTLGRVNMDEFAMGSCNENSYYGASRNPWNTARVPGGSSGGSAAAVAARLAPVALGSDTGGSIRQPASHCGITGLKPTYGIVSRFGMIAYASSLDQAGPMAQTAEDCAILLNAMAGFDERDSTSLERAKEDYTRDLDTPLKGLRIGLPKEYFAEGMSADVQKTVQAAIGLFQAQGAQMVEVSLPQTGLSIPAYYVIASAEASTNLSRYDGVRYGHRAAEFANLDEMYGKSRAEGLGSEVKRRIMIGTYVLSHGYYDAYYLKAQKLRRLVADDFQTAFKECDFILAPAAPTAAPLIGSSSDPVQTYLSDIYTIAANLAGLPALSLPAGFSSDGLPVGIQLIGNHFSEARLLGAAHQIQLASDWHTKAPAL